In a genomic window of Occallatibacter riparius:
- the nifJ gene encoding pyruvate:ferredoxin (flavodoxin) oxidoreductase — translation MSEKEMVIMDGNEAAASVAYRLSEVVAIYPITPSSPMAEWADQWRSEGKKNIWGALPIVEELQSEGGAAGALHGALQAGAFATTFTASQGLLLMIPNMFKIAGELTPATMHVTARTLATHALSIFGDHSDVMACRSTGWAMLASNSVQECADLALIAQVATLEARIPFMHFFDGFRTSHEVGKILPISDETIREMVDDQYIIQFRQNALSPDRPIIRGTAQNPDVFFQAREACSPYYRAVPGIVQAVMDRFAVETGRAYHLLDYYGASDAERVIILMGSGAEAAEEAVDALNRSGEKVGLLKVRLYRPFDASAFLGGLPKSVKSIAVLDRCKEPGATGEPLYQDIITVLAENAHALPFAMPTVIGGRYGLSSKEFTPAMVKGIFDELTKAAPKNHFTIGIDDDVSHTSLEYDPDFSTEDPRTVRALFYGLGSDGTVGANKNSIKIIGTETDNYAQGYFVYDSKKSGSMTTSHLRFGPTPIRSTYLISKASFIACHNFSFLEKIDVLEPAIPGAVFLLNSPFGKDEVWETLPKTVQDEIIRKKIEFYVIDGYKVARDAGMGTRINTIMQTCFFAISGVLPREEAIAQIKKAIKKTYGKRGEAVVQKNFAAVDAALAHLEKVDVPSVVSSEFDIVGSLSPKAPKFVFDVLGQIASGKGDSLPVSALPAGGAFPTGTAQWEKRNIAQFIPVWDKDLCIQCGKCVMVCPHAVIRSKVYSPDLATDAPADFQWAKPKWKGMENDRYTLQVAPEDCTGCGVCVEVCPVKSKSDASHKAINMAPQQPLREKERENWDFFLGLPEVDRSKLSHGQVKDLQLLQPLFEFSGACSGCGETPYIKLLTQLFGDRLYIANATGCSSIYGGNLPTTPYTQNAQGRGPTWANSLFEDNAEFGFGMRVALDQQKAFAETLLMRVAHLVGDELVSVLLTASQKTETEINAQRDRVKVLRDKLAGIDSSDARNLSAIADSLVRKSVWILGGDGWAFDIGFGGLDHVLGSGKNVNVLVLDTEVYSNTGGQASKATPRGAVAKFAASGKGNSRKDLAMEAVSYGYVYVAQVAMGANDTHVVKAFQEAEAHEGPSIIIAYSSCIAHGYDLVHGLEQQKLAVQSGYWPLMRYNPVLREEGKNPFQLDSKSPSIRLKEYAYREARYTMLARGNPELAAELLKEAQDDVERQWRVYSARAAMPGRGETPHIAPVEKPSEKPEPVAAGGTE, via the coding sequence ATGAGCGAAAAGGAAATGGTCATTATGGATGGGAACGAGGCAGCCGCCTCAGTTGCCTATCGGCTGTCCGAGGTTGTCGCGATCTACCCCATCACCCCCTCGTCGCCAATGGCCGAGTGGGCTGACCAGTGGCGCTCAGAGGGGAAGAAGAACATCTGGGGTGCGTTGCCGATTGTAGAGGAGTTGCAGAGCGAGGGCGGCGCGGCGGGTGCGCTGCACGGCGCGCTGCAGGCGGGCGCGTTCGCGACGACCTTTACGGCATCGCAGGGCCTGCTGCTGATGATTCCCAACATGTTCAAGATCGCCGGTGAGCTGACCCCGGCGACCATGCATGTGACCGCTCGCACGCTGGCGACGCATGCGCTCTCGATTTTTGGCGACCACTCGGATGTGATGGCATGCCGCTCGACTGGCTGGGCGATGCTCGCGTCGAACTCGGTGCAGGAGTGCGCGGACCTGGCGCTGATTGCGCAGGTGGCGACGCTGGAAGCGCGAATTCCGTTCATGCACTTCTTCGACGGCTTCAGGACGTCGCATGAGGTGGGGAAGATTTTGCCGATCAGCGACGAGACGATTCGCGAGATGGTGGACGACCAGTACATCATCCAATTCCGGCAGAACGCGTTGAGCCCGGACCGGCCGATTATTCGCGGAACCGCGCAGAATCCCGATGTGTTCTTCCAGGCGCGCGAGGCGTGCAGCCCCTACTACAGGGCTGTGCCGGGAATCGTGCAGGCCGTGATGGATCGCTTTGCCGTGGAGACTGGTCGCGCGTATCACCTGCTCGACTACTACGGTGCATCGGATGCGGAGCGGGTGATCATCCTGATGGGCTCGGGTGCGGAGGCCGCGGAAGAAGCGGTGGACGCATTGAACCGCAGTGGCGAGAAGGTCGGCCTGCTGAAGGTGAGGCTGTACCGGCCGTTCGATGCTTCGGCGTTCCTCGGCGGGCTGCCGAAGTCGGTGAAGTCGATTGCGGTGCTGGATCGCTGCAAGGAGCCGGGAGCCACGGGCGAGCCGCTCTACCAGGACATCATCACAGTGCTGGCGGAGAATGCGCATGCGCTGCCGTTTGCCATGCCGACGGTGATCGGCGGGCGCTATGGACTGTCGTCGAAGGAGTTCACGCCTGCGATGGTGAAGGGCATCTTCGACGAGCTGACGAAGGCGGCGCCGAAGAATCACTTCACGATCGGCATTGATGACGATGTGAGCCATACCAGCCTGGAATATGATCCGGACTTTTCGACCGAGGACCCGCGGACGGTACGCGCTCTGTTCTACGGACTGGGGTCGGATGGCACGGTGGGCGCGAATAAGAATTCGATCAAGATCATCGGAACCGAGACGGACAACTACGCGCAGGGCTACTTCGTTTATGACTCGAAGAAGTCGGGCTCGATGACGACGTCGCATCTGCGGTTTGGGCCGACGCCGATCCGGTCGACGTATCTGATTTCGAAGGCGAGCTTTATTGCGTGCCACAACTTCAGCTTCCTCGAGAAGATTGATGTGCTGGAGCCGGCGATTCCGGGTGCGGTGTTCCTACTGAACTCGCCGTTTGGCAAGGACGAGGTTTGGGAGACGCTGCCGAAGACGGTGCAGGACGAGATCATCCGCAAGAAGATCGAGTTCTATGTGATCGACGGCTACAAGGTGGCGCGCGATGCGGGAATGGGCACGCGTATCAACACCATCATGCAGACGTGCTTCTTCGCGATCAGCGGCGTGCTGCCGCGCGAAGAGGCGATTGCGCAGATCAAGAAGGCGATCAAGAAGACCTACGGCAAGCGCGGCGAGGCGGTGGTGCAGAAGAACTTCGCGGCCGTGGATGCAGCGCTGGCGCACCTGGAGAAGGTGGATGTGCCCAGTGTGGTGTCGTCTGAGTTCGACATTGTGGGTTCGCTCTCGCCTAAGGCGCCGAAGTTTGTATTCGATGTGCTTGGGCAGATTGCCAGCGGCAAGGGCGATTCGCTTCCGGTGAGCGCATTGCCCGCCGGCGGCGCGTTCCCCACGGGCACGGCGCAGTGGGAGAAGCGGAACATCGCGCAGTTCATTCCGGTGTGGGACAAGGACCTGTGCATCCAGTGCGGCAAGTGCGTGATGGTGTGCCCGCACGCCGTGATTCGCTCGAAGGTGTACAGCCCTGATCTGGCGACAGACGCGCCGGCGGACTTCCAGTGGGCAAAGCCCAAGTGGAAGGGCATGGAGAACGATCGCTACACGCTGCAGGTTGCTCCGGAAGACTGCACTGGCTGCGGGGTGTGCGTAGAAGTGTGCCCGGTGAAGAGCAAGAGCGACGCCAGTCACAAGGCGATCAACATGGCTCCGCAACAACCGCTGCGCGAGAAGGAAAGGGAGAACTGGGACTTCTTCCTCGGGCTGCCGGAAGTGGATCGCTCGAAACTGTCGCATGGGCAGGTGAAGGATCTTCAGCTTCTGCAGCCGCTGTTCGAGTTTTCAGGCGCGTGCTCTGGATGCGGGGAGACGCCTTATATCAAGCTGCTGACGCAGTTGTTCGGCGACCGGCTGTATATTGCGAACGCGACGGGCTGCTCGTCGATCTATGGCGGCAACCTGCCGACTACGCCCTATACGCAGAACGCGCAGGGACGCGGGCCGACGTGGGCCAACTCGCTGTTCGAGGATAATGCGGAGTTCGGATTCGGTATGCGCGTTGCTCTGGATCAGCAGAAGGCATTTGCCGAGACGCTGCTGATGCGGGTGGCGCACCTGGTGGGCGATGAACTCGTCAGCGTGCTGCTCACGGCTTCGCAGAAGACGGAGACGGAGATCAATGCGCAGCGCGACCGGGTGAAGGTGCTGCGCGATAAGCTCGCCGGCATCGACTCGAGCGATGCGCGCAACCTGTCGGCGATTGCCGACTCGCTGGTGCGCAAGAGCGTGTGGATCCTGGGCGGCGACGGCTGGGCGTTCGACATCGGCTTTGGCGGACTGGATCACGTGCTCGGTTCGGGCAAGAACGTGAACGTGCTGGTGCTCGACACCGAAGTGTATTCGAATACGGGCGGCCAGGCGTCGAAGGCGACCCCGCGCGGCGCGGTGGCGAAGTTCGCCGCCAGCGGCAAGGGCAACAGCCGCAAGGACCTCGCAATGGAAGCGGTGAGCTACGGCTACGTTTACGTGGCACAGGTGGCCATGGGTGCGAACGACACGCATGTGGTCAAGGCCTTCCAGGAGGCCGAGGCGCACGAAGGGCCGTCGATCATCATCGCCTACTCAAGCTGTATTGCGCACGGCTACGACCTG
- a CDS encoding TetR/AcrR family transcriptional regulator, whose translation MARVKSPEKREALLQSAVREIAESGLGVSTAKIAKGAGLAEGTMFRYFPSKNDLLNALYLELKIEVLRAIGADFPHKADLRERARHIWTEYLRWAMDRQAERKVSALLNLSSVITEATRAKLSDERGPIDQTMEELGSRGAFKFLPAGFAAHSMTAMQAAVMEMASRKPAQTKELIEQAFEAFWRMAK comes from the coding sequence ATGGCCAGGGTCAAAAGCCCGGAAAAGAGAGAAGCCCTCCTCCAGTCCGCCGTGCGTGAGATTGCCGAGTCGGGACTGGGGGTTTCGACCGCGAAAATCGCTAAGGGGGCAGGTCTCGCCGAAGGAACCATGTTCCGTTACTTTCCTTCGAAGAACGACCTGCTGAATGCCCTCTACCTCGAACTAAAAATCGAAGTTCTGCGCGCTATTGGGGCTGACTTTCCTCACAAAGCCGATCTGCGCGAACGTGCCCGGCATATCTGGACCGAGTATCTGCGCTGGGCGATGGATCGCCAGGCGGAACGCAAGGTCTCAGCGCTCCTCAATCTTTCCTCGGTCATAACGGAGGCAACCAGGGCGAAGCTGAGCGACGAACGTGGACCTATCGATCAAACCATGGAAGAGCTTGGAAGTCGCGGCGCCTTTAAGTTCCTGCCTGCAGGCTTCGCTGCGCATTCCATGACCGCGATGCAGGCAGCAGTAATGGAAATGGCATCCAGAAAACCGGCGCAAACAAAGGAACTGATCGAACAGGCCTTCGAGGCTTTCTGGAGAATGGCGAAATAG
- a CDS encoding SDR family NAD(P)-dependent oxidoreductase: protein MAKVWLITGSGNGLGRDIAEAALAAGDSVVAGARRIDELKPLVEQYGDQLTPVTFDVRNEQAAKAAVQLALDTYGRLDVLVNNAGYGYFAPFEQMTSEQFRDVVETCFFGVVYSTHAALPVMRRQRSGHIFQISSIGGRIAMPGNSPYHAAKWAVGGFSDSVVAEVAPLGIKVCTLEPGGIRTNWAQRAGENSPEVLPEYEETVGAIYKLLASVRGQSEGDPKRIAALILKLANSQDLPKRLILGRDAETRVKNVESARAAEAEQYRDLTLSTVFPDAPEIPGLVNH, encoded by the coding sequence ATGGCTAAAGTCTGGCTAATTACAGGAAGCGGCAACGGTTTAGGACGCGATATTGCGGAGGCAGCGCTCGCAGCAGGAGACAGTGTCGTAGCTGGCGCACGACGCATAGACGAGCTCAAGCCCTTGGTCGAACAGTACGGAGACCAGCTCACACCCGTCACCTTTGATGTTCGCAACGAACAAGCAGCGAAGGCGGCTGTGCAGCTGGCTCTGGATACCTACGGAAGGCTGGATGTCTTAGTCAACAACGCCGGTTACGGATATTTCGCGCCCTTCGAGCAAATGACCTCCGAGCAGTTTCGCGATGTGGTGGAAACCTGCTTCTTCGGCGTTGTCTACAGCACGCATGCGGCCTTGCCCGTGATGCGCCGGCAAAGAAGTGGACATATCTTTCAGATATCCTCCATCGGAGGACGCATCGCCATGCCCGGCAATTCCCCCTACCACGCCGCGAAGTGGGCGGTTGGCGGATTCAGCGACTCCGTAGTCGCGGAAGTGGCTCCGCTTGGCATCAAGGTATGCACCCTCGAACCTGGTGGTATCCGAACGAACTGGGCACAGAGGGCCGGTGAAAACTCTCCTGAAGTGCTGCCGGAATACGAAGAAACCGTTGGTGCGATCTATAAGCTCCTGGCGTCAGTTCGCGGACAATCCGAGGGCGATCCCAAAAGGATTGCCGCACTCATCCTGAAACTCGCCAACTCGCAGGATCTCCCGAAGCGTCTGATACTTGGCAGAGATGCGGAGACCCGCGTTAAAAATGTCGAGTCCGCCCGGGCTGCAGAAGCCGAGCAGTACCGCGACTTGACCCTTTCGACGGTGTTTCCGGACGCACCCGAGATTCCGGGCCTGGTAAATCACTAG
- a CDS encoding DUF6599 family protein, which produces MILRSSSLCMVVLAMASLLSGQQSGLQDPSHAALSKLLPEPLPSGVVAKAPPGFYTPDNLYQYMDGAADVFVLYGVRTLLHLDARDPSVDVTVDVFDMGSPDAAFGMYAAERAPDYHFISIGAEAYQNTGILNFVQDRYYVKLAGFGEGADAALETWARTLSSRIGANPALPSLLARLPAEGRKPHSEQYMPNDPLGHPFLGPAYVAAYSAGEAESKLYVTVARDDADALQRLKQLQEHFTRTGKCAAALDLAAGTIRGQNSFEGTVIARTAGRYLLVLLNPVSGNERILTSAADNLN; this is translated from the coding sequence ATGATTCTTCGGTCCTCGAGCTTGTGCATGGTTGTGCTTGCCATGGCGAGTTTGCTGTCAGGTCAGCAAAGCGGGCTCCAAGACCCCTCGCATGCGGCACTCTCGAAACTCCTCCCCGAGCCACTTCCATCCGGCGTCGTAGCGAAAGCCCCTCCAGGCTTCTATACCCCTGACAATCTCTATCAGTACATGGATGGCGCAGCCGACGTATTCGTGCTCTACGGCGTCCGCACGCTTTTGCATCTGGATGCGCGCGACCCCAGCGTGGATGTCACGGTCGATGTGTTCGATATGGGTAGCCCGGATGCCGCCTTCGGTATGTACGCCGCTGAGCGCGCGCCCGACTATCACTTCATTTCCATCGGTGCGGAAGCCTATCAGAACACCGGCATTCTGAACTTCGTACAGGATCGTTACTACGTAAAGCTGGCGGGGTTCGGCGAAGGAGCCGATGCCGCGCTGGAGACATGGGCGCGGACGCTTTCGTCCCGCATCGGCGCCAATCCTGCCCTTCCTTCGTTGTTAGCCCGGCTGCCGGCAGAAGGCCGTAAGCCGCACTCCGAGCAGTACATGCCCAACGATCCGCTGGGACATCCCTTCCTCGGTCCCGCATATGTGGCGGCATACAGCGCCGGCGAAGCTGAAAGCAAGTTGTATGTCACCGTCGCCCGCGACGATGCTGACGCGCTCCAGAGGCTGAAGCAGCTTCAGGAGCACTTTACCCGCACAGGCAAGTGCGCGGCCGCACTCGATCTCGCCGCGGGAACAATCCGCGGCCAGAACAGCTTCGAAGGAACCGTGATCGCGCGCACGGCGGGGCGTTACCTGCTGGTGCTATTAAATCCGGTGTCCGGAAACGAGCGGATCCTGACCAGCGCTGCGGACAACCTGAACTGA
- a CDS encoding DUF362 domain-containing protein, translated as MSDESRRDFLKTCALIGAAMQLGEFASPDAIAATAGPALSIAHYRSSPQDAAAIAEEARRLTIEAVNGLGGLGRFIGKGDVVWIKPNIGWNRSPEQAATTNPDVVATLVSLSWQAGAKRVIVSDNSCNPSVPSFARSGIQQAAQKVGADCFIMDDRKFRKTSLKGKAIPAWELYGDVLEINKFINVPIVKHHGLCKATLGMKNLMGVAGGQRNRFHQDLNNTLVDLAAFIRPTLVVMDAIRVLTANGPVGGNLADVKRKDTVAAGTDQVAIDAFGAGLLGYKPQEIGYIVEGNARGLGTIDFESLKPRRIEV; from the coding sequence ATGAGCGACGAGTCGCGCAGAGATTTTCTGAAGACCTGCGCATTGATTGGGGCCGCAATGCAATTGGGCGAGTTCGCCTCACCCGACGCGATTGCCGCCACTGCCGGTCCGGCACTCAGCATCGCCCACTACCGCAGCAGTCCGCAGGACGCAGCGGCCATTGCCGAGGAGGCTCGCCGCCTGACCATTGAAGCCGTGAACGGCCTCGGAGGGCTGGGGCGGTTCATCGGCAAAGGCGATGTGGTCTGGATCAAACCCAACATCGGCTGGAACCGCAGCCCGGAGCAGGCTGCCACCACCAATCCCGACGTTGTGGCTACCTTGGTTTCTCTCTCCTGGCAGGCCGGTGCCAAACGCGTCATCGTCAGTGACAACTCCTGCAACCCTTCAGTCCCATCGTTTGCGAGAAGCGGCATTCAGCAGGCCGCCCAGAAGGTCGGCGCAGACTGTTTCATCATGGATGACCGCAAATTCCGCAAGACCAGCCTGAAGGGGAAGGCTATTCCGGCATGGGAACTGTACGGCGATGTTCTGGAGATCAACAAGTTCATCAATGTGCCCATCGTGAAGCATCACGGACTTTGCAAAGCGACGCTCGGGATGAAAAACCTGATGGGCGTAGCCGGTGGCCAGCGCAACCGGTTTCATCAGGACCTGAACAACACCCTCGTCGATCTGGCCGCCTTCATTCGCCCCACGCTAGTCGTCATGGACGCCATTCGCGTGTTGACCGCCAACGGACCTGTGGGAGGCAACCTCGCCGACGTGAAGCGCAAGGACACAGTGGCGGCCGGAACCGACCAGGTGGCGATTGATGCATTCGGCGCCGGTCTCCTGGGCTACAAGCCGCAGGAGATTGGATACATCGTTGAAGGCAATGCGCGCGGACTTGGGACCATCGACTTCGAGTCGCTGAAACCGCGGCGCATCGAAGTCTAG
- a CDS encoding 4Fe-4S binding protein: MMPHRNSWRVWLRRLTQGGFLLLFLILFLQARYMPVNQTGRHVKLFFLFDPLVLAASWLSSHQVASGLLLSLVTIGGTILFGRWFCGWVCPFGALHHLLTGLRKQKAKQKMLTDGYSPWQKTKYYVLATLLVASLFGLNLTGWLDPFSLLYRSTAIVLYPTGSDGVKSLFGWIYQVDPGIAKLRLTAVSEPVYSFLSRTILPSTDIYFCGIVLIAILFAAVILLNLYRARFWCRYICPLGAMLGTAGKNPLIQIKRNEDLCNNCRLCVVDCQGGADPDVPDGWKPSECFYCYNCESACPHQAISFGLHVPASKSASTPAPLRWLLHFVRAPRQQKLDLGRRSLVIAGSAGLGTVLLARASAQGKGHTWNPALIRPPGSVAEDEFLGKCIRCGECMKVCPTNALQPALTEGGFAGLWTPVLNMKLGYCEYECNLCSQVCPTQAIGTNALEQKQQIRIGTAFFDRNRCLPWALARTCIVCEEHCPTPKKAIWLQEVQVTTPEGASLTVKQPHVNPDLCIGCGVCQNKCPLTDQRGVYVTSVGETRNPGNQALLGGSEG; this comes from the coding sequence ATGATGCCACACCGAAATTCGTGGCGGGTTTGGCTCAGGCGTTTGACCCAGGGCGGATTCCTGCTGTTGTTCCTCATCTTGTTTCTGCAAGCCCGATACATGCCCGTCAACCAAACCGGACGGCACGTCAAGCTGTTCTTCCTCTTTGATCCCCTCGTTCTCGCCGCATCCTGGCTGTCGTCGCACCAGGTTGCCTCAGGGCTTCTCTTGTCGCTGGTGACGATCGGCGGAACGATCCTCTTCGGCCGCTGGTTCTGCGGGTGGGTATGTCCCTTCGGCGCGCTGCATCATCTTCTCACCGGCCTGCGGAAGCAGAAGGCCAAGCAGAAGATGCTGACAGACGGCTATTCGCCCTGGCAGAAGACAAAGTACTACGTACTCGCAACGCTTCTTGTGGCGTCGCTCTTCGGACTCAACCTCACCGGCTGGCTCGATCCGTTTTCGTTGCTCTACCGAAGTACAGCCATCGTCCTGTACCCCACGGGCAGCGATGGTGTGAAATCGCTGTTCGGATGGATTTATCAGGTTGATCCCGGCATCGCCAAACTCAGGCTCACCGCGGTGTCCGAGCCGGTCTATTCGTTCCTGAGCCGGACGATCCTGCCCTCCACTGACATTTACTTCTGCGGCATCGTCCTCATTGCCATTCTCTTCGCTGCCGTCATTTTGCTGAACCTCTACCGCGCACGTTTTTGGTGCCGGTATATATGTCCACTCGGCGCCATGCTCGGAACAGCCGGCAAGAACCCGCTCATCCAGATCAAGCGCAATGAGGATCTCTGCAACAACTGCCGCCTCTGCGTCGTCGACTGCCAGGGCGGCGCTGACCCCGATGTTCCGGACGGGTGGAAACCATCGGAGTGCTTCTATTGCTATAACTGTGAATCGGCCTGCCCCCATCAGGCAATCTCATTCGGTCTGCATGTTCCCGCAAGCAAGTCGGCGAGCACTCCCGCACCCTTGCGCTGGCTCTTGCACTTCGTCCGCGCGCCGCGCCAACAGAAGCTCGACCTGGGGCGGCGCTCCTTGGTCATCGCCGGCTCAGCGGGACTTGGCACCGTCCTGCTGGCGCGCGCGAGCGCCCAAGGCAAAGGCCATACCTGGAATCCCGCCCTGATTCGACCTCCCGGCTCCGTCGCAGAGGATGAGTTCCTGGGCAAGTGCATCCGCTGCGGCGAATGCATGAAGGTGTGCCCCACCAATGCCCTTCAACCGGCGTTGACGGAAGGCGGATTTGCCGGCCTGTGGACGCCGGTCCTGAACATGAAGCTCGGCTACTGCGAATATGAGTGCAACTTGTGCTCGCAGGTCTGTCCCACCCAGGCCATAGGAACGAACGCTCTCGAACAGAAGCAGCAGATCAGAATTGGCACGGCTTTCTTCGACCGGAACCGCTGCCTTCCGTGGGCCTTGGCGCGCACATGCATCGTGTGTGAAGAGCATTGTCCTACTCCAAAGAAAGCCATCTGGTTGCAAGAGGTGCAGGTGACCACGCCCGAGGGCGCCAGCCTTACCGTCAAACAGCCGCACGTCAATCCCGATCTTTGTATTGGCTGCGGCGTCTGCCAGAACAAATGCCCCTTAACCGATCAACGTGGTGTGTACGTAACCAGTGTCGGCGAGACGCGCAATCCCGGGAACCAGGCGTTGCTCGGCGGCTCCGAAGGATAA
- a CDS encoding aldo/keto reductase, which produces MKSSHSWNRRDFIAKPAAFLAASQLLGASDASKLLFGQTAKPAAEPAVAPSRPLYRTLGNTKIKLPIVSMGVMNADIPGLVRRSYEIGIRHFDTAAGYQQGRNEQMVGQVIKDLGVRHDVIISTKIPHPRTGGPLSSTQTAAVRQAELKAHFLNAFDDCLKRLQMDHVDILYNHACDSEEPINSQGALEAFTQLKKEGKARFIGISSHQPVMALKQVMKLGVHDVVLVPINFTMADNHELLDTIDQAASRGIGIIAMKTQAGGTMRPAPKLGKPLTPASQTALLKWVLRHPSITTAIPGYTTYEQMEQNFSVASNLGYTPAEQQFFSNEPFTAEAQFCRHCGQCVADCPLGVDIPELMRSHMYAVQYVNYALAAQTMAAIRSGRGLDACEGCTACQAKCRNSVNIAMKIETLKEIASIGRKLA; this is translated from the coding sequence ATGAAAAGTTCTCATTCATGGAACCGCAGGGACTTCATAGCGAAGCCTGCAGCGTTTCTGGCCGCGTCGCAGTTGCTGGGCGCCTCTGACGCTTCCAAACTTCTGTTCGGGCAAACCGCTAAACCGGCGGCAGAGCCCGCTGTAGCGCCTTCCCGGCCCCTCTATCGCACCCTGGGCAATACCAAAATCAAGCTCCCCATCGTGAGCATGGGTGTGATGAATGCCGACATCCCCGGCTTGGTGCGCCGCAGTTACGAGATCGGGATTCGGCATTTCGATACCGCCGCAGGCTATCAGCAGGGACGAAACGAGCAGATGGTCGGCCAGGTAATCAAGGACCTGGGTGTTCGTCATGATGTAATCATCTCGACCAAGATTCCGCACCCGAGAACTGGCGGGCCATTATCGAGTACGCAGACCGCAGCAGTCAGACAGGCTGAGCTGAAGGCCCACTTCCTCAACGCGTTTGACGACTGCCTGAAACGGCTGCAGATGGACCACGTCGATATCCTCTACAACCATGCCTGCGACTCAGAAGAGCCGATCAACTCACAGGGTGCGCTGGAGGCGTTCACGCAACTCAAGAAAGAAGGCAAAGCGCGCTTCATCGGCATCTCGTCCCATCAGCCCGTCATGGCATTGAAGCAAGTGATGAAGCTGGGAGTGCACGACGTAGTGCTCGTGCCGATCAACTTCACCATGGCCGACAATCACGAATTGCTCGACACAATCGACCAGGCGGCCAGCAGGGGAATCGGCATCATCGCTATGAAGACACAGGCCGGCGGTACCATGCGGCCGGCTCCCAAGCTTGGCAAGCCGCTCACTCCAGCCAGTCAGACGGCCCTGCTCAAATGGGTGCTGCGCCACCCGTCGATCACGACCGCCATTCCCGGCTACACCACCTACGAGCAGATGGAGCAGAACTTCTCGGTCGCGTCCAATCTTGGTTACACTCCGGCGGAACAGCAGTTTTTTTCTAACGAGCCCTTTACCGCGGAAGCGCAGTTCTGCCGCCATTGCGGTCAGTGCGTCGCAGACTGCCCACTGGGTGTGGACATTCCAGAGTTGATGCGGTCGCACATGTACGCGGTCCAGTATGTGAATTACGCACTCGCTGCTCAAACCATGGCTGCGATCAGATCGGGCAGGGGGCTGGATGCATGCGAAGGGTGCACAGCCTGCCAGGCAAAGTGCCGCAATTCCGTCAACATTGCCATGAAGATAGAGACCTTGAAAGAGATCGCCTCCATCGGACGTAAGCTGGCGTGA